One Acropora palmata chromosome 2, jaAcrPala1.3, whole genome shotgun sequence genomic window carries:
- the LOC141870360 gene encoding uncharacterized protein LOC141870360 has translation MAEKEENSLERGGFSRSAGCRILSTQEEQSCDSLQRIKSNENISQDDTTRNHSEQSAGNFKNKDVTKQPSSTNRFATFRTQGSQNHRGNRQLRSTNRNIADQSSSHIEDSQRLATSNERHTLPVRSVSQDLPGLIPPRDIDTRPPDNEAGDKQPNRRMAVCSVTDCASFQRTKMRVYRKRF, from the exons ATGGCGGAGAAGGAAGAAAACTCACTTGAGAGAGGAGGTTTTTCACGTTCAGCTGGATGCCGTATTTTGTCAACCCAAGAAGAGCAGTCTTGTGATTCATTGCAAAGAATCAAAAGCAACGAAAATATTTCCCAGGATGACACAACTAGAAATCATAGCGAGCAATCAGCGGGCAACTTCAAG AATAAAGACGTCACGAAGCAGCCAAGTTCCACGAACCGATTCGCTACTTTTCGCACGCAAGGATCCCAAAATCATCGAGGAAATCGTCAACTTCGTTCCACAAATCGCAACATAGCTGATCAGAGCAGTTCCCACATCGAAGATTCCCAAAGGTTGGCCACATCGAATGAACGCCATACCCTCCCTGTTCGATCAGTTTCACAGGATCTTCCAGGCCTTATTCCCCCGAGAGATATAGACACTCGACCACCTGATAATGAGGCTGGCGATAAGCAACCTAACCGGAGAATGGCCGTATGTTCAGTCACGGACTGTGCTTCGTTCCAGAGAACAAAAATGCGAGTTTACAGGAAGCGTTTTTGA